A single genomic interval of Pyrus communis chromosome 7, drPyrComm1.1, whole genome shotgun sequence harbors:
- the LOC137739471 gene encoding shaggy-related protein kinase eta-like isoform X1 gives MASVGLGPKHQQSEAQPQRQPDHNEPLNHVTRRAPQMDSDKEMSAPVVEGNAAVTGHIISTTIGGKNGEPKRTISYMAERVVGTGSFGIVFQAKCIETGETVAIKKVLQDRRYKNRELQLMRLMDHPNVVSLKHCFFSTTAKDELFLNLVMEYVPETMYRVLEHYSSMNQRMPLLYVKLYTYQIFRGLAYIHAVPGVCHRDVKPQNLLVDPLTHQVKLCDYGSAKVLVKGEANISYICSRYYRAPELIFGATEYTTSIDIWSAGCVLAELLLGQPLFPGENAVDQLVEIIKVLGTPTREEIRCMNPNYTDFRFPQIKAHPWHKVFHKRMPPEAIDLASRLLQYSPSLRCTALEACTHPFFDDLREPNARLPNGRPLPPLFNFKQELNGVSPELIKRLIPEHVRQQAGLGFPQPVRT, from the exons ATGGCTTCTGTGGGTTTGGGGCCAAAGCATCAACAATCAGAGGCACAGCCACAGCGACAGCCAGACCACAATGAGCCACTGAACCACGTGACTCGCCGAGCCCCCCAAATGGACTCCGAcaag GAAATGTCGGCTCCTGTTGTCGAGGGAAATGCTGCAGTCACTGGTCACATCATTTCAACAACAATAGGTGGTAAAAATGGCGAACCAAAACGG ACAATCAGTTACATGGCAGAGCGTGTTGTAGGTACTGGATCGTTTGGAATTGTTTTTCAG gCTAAATGCATTGAAACTGGAGAAACGGTGGCCATAAAGAAGGTCTTACAAGACAGGAGGTATAAAAATCGTGAGTTGCAGTTGATGCGCTTGATGGATCACCCAAATGTTGTTTCACTGAAGCATTGTTTCTTCTCTACAACGGCTAAAGATGAGCTTTTCTTGAATTTGGTTATGGAATATGTACCCGAGACTATGTACAGGGTTCTGGAGCACTACAGTAGTATGAACCAAAGGATGCCACTCCTCTATGTGAAACTTTATACATATCAA atttttagGGGCCTGGCTTATATCCATGCTGTTCCTGGGGTATGCCATAGAGATGTGAAGCCTCAGAATCTTTTG GTTGATCCCCTCACGCACCAAGTTAAGCTTTGTGACTATGGAAGTGCAAAAGTTCTG GTCAAGGGGGAAGCAAACATATCATACATATGTTCTCGTTACTATCGGGCTCCTGAACTCATCTTTGGTGCGACAGAATATACAACATCCATTGACATCTGGTCAGCTGGTTGTGTCCTTGCTGAGCTCCTTCTAGGCCAG CCACTATTTCCAGGAGAGAATGCAGTGGACCAACTTGTAGAGATTATCAAG GTTCTTGGCACTCCAACTAGAGAAGAGATTCGATGCATGAATCCAAATTACACTGATTTTAGGTTCCCTCAGATTAAAGCTCATCCTTGGCATAAG GTTTTCCACAAGAGAATGCCTCCCGAAGCAATTGACCTTGCTTCACGACTTCTTCAATATTCACCGAGTCTACGCTGCACTGCG CTAGAGGCATGCACACATCCTTTCTTTGACGATCTCCGTGAGCCCAATGCTCGCCTACCAAATGGTCGCCCGTTGCCGCCActtttcaacttcaaacaagaa TTAAACGGAGTATCACCTGAATTGATCAAGAGGCTCATACCAGAGCATGTGCGGCAGCAGGCTGGACTTGGATTCCCACAACCAGTCAGAACTTAA
- the LOC137739471 gene encoding shaggy-related protein kinase zeta-like isoform X2, translating to MSAPVVEGNAAVTGHIISTTIGGKNGEPKRTISYMAERVVGTGSFGIVFQAKCIETGETVAIKKVLQDRRYKNRELQLMRLMDHPNVVSLKHCFFSTTAKDELFLNLVMEYVPETMYRVLEHYSSMNQRMPLLYVKLYTYQIFRGLAYIHAVPGVCHRDVKPQNLLVDPLTHQVKLCDYGSAKVLVKGEANISYICSRYYRAPELIFGATEYTTSIDIWSAGCVLAELLLGQPLFPGENAVDQLVEIIKVLGTPTREEIRCMNPNYTDFRFPQIKAHPWHKVFHKRMPPEAIDLASRLLQYSPSLRCTALEACTHPFFDDLREPNARLPNGRPLPPLFNFKQELNGVSPELIKRLIPEHVRQQAGLGFPQPVRT from the exons ATGTCGGCTCCTGTTGTCGAGGGAAATGCTGCAGTCACTGGTCACATCATTTCAACAACAATAGGTGGTAAAAATGGCGAACCAAAACGG ACAATCAGTTACATGGCAGAGCGTGTTGTAGGTACTGGATCGTTTGGAATTGTTTTTCAG gCTAAATGCATTGAAACTGGAGAAACGGTGGCCATAAAGAAGGTCTTACAAGACAGGAGGTATAAAAATCGTGAGTTGCAGTTGATGCGCTTGATGGATCACCCAAATGTTGTTTCACTGAAGCATTGTTTCTTCTCTACAACGGCTAAAGATGAGCTTTTCTTGAATTTGGTTATGGAATATGTACCCGAGACTATGTACAGGGTTCTGGAGCACTACAGTAGTATGAACCAAAGGATGCCACTCCTCTATGTGAAACTTTATACATATCAA atttttagGGGCCTGGCTTATATCCATGCTGTTCCTGGGGTATGCCATAGAGATGTGAAGCCTCAGAATCTTTTG GTTGATCCCCTCACGCACCAAGTTAAGCTTTGTGACTATGGAAGTGCAAAAGTTCTG GTCAAGGGGGAAGCAAACATATCATACATATGTTCTCGTTACTATCGGGCTCCTGAACTCATCTTTGGTGCGACAGAATATACAACATCCATTGACATCTGGTCAGCTGGTTGTGTCCTTGCTGAGCTCCTTCTAGGCCAG CCACTATTTCCAGGAGAGAATGCAGTGGACCAACTTGTAGAGATTATCAAG GTTCTTGGCACTCCAACTAGAGAAGAGATTCGATGCATGAATCCAAATTACACTGATTTTAGGTTCCCTCAGATTAAAGCTCATCCTTGGCATAAG GTTTTCCACAAGAGAATGCCTCCCGAAGCAATTGACCTTGCTTCACGACTTCTTCAATATTCACCGAGTCTACGCTGCACTGCG CTAGAGGCATGCACACATCCTTTCTTTGACGATCTCCGTGAGCCCAATGCTCGCCTACCAAATGGTCGCCCGTTGCCGCCActtttcaacttcaaacaagaa TTAAACGGAGTATCACCTGAATTGATCAAGAGGCTCATACCAGAGCATGTGCGGCAGCAGGCTGGACTTGGATTCCCACAACCAGTCAGAACTTAA